One Phoenix dactylifera cultivar Barhee BC4 chromosome 14, palm_55x_up_171113_PBpolish2nd_filt_p, whole genome shotgun sequence DNA window includes the following coding sequences:
- the LOC103714553 gene encoding serine/threonine-protein kinase-like protein CR4: MMSKMKSKRSSFLVQVLILVLIGGSKRLDVSGLGSMSSIAVSYGENGPVFCGLNSDGSHMVTCFGADASVVYGAPFRLPLLGLTSGDSFVCGLQLDTSQPYCWGSNIYVKMGVPQPMVEGVSYSEISAGDNHLCALRKTGKGTSRGISLVDCWGYNMTASHEFRGGIAAITAGSVFNCGLFARNRTAFCWGDDTGSSVIGLTPRNMRFQSISAGGFHVCGILENSQVFCWGRSLEMQQSSSDVLGQGDVNMVPMYPMVSVVGGRFHACGIKSLDHGVVCWGFKLQNSVPPPKESKVYEIAAGDYFTCGVLAETLLRPLCWGTSGPWSLPIAVSPGICASNPCGPGYYEFSHVSFRVKICKPANSRVCLPCSVGCPEGMYQSTPCNLTSDRACRFNCSSCASAECSPFCYSGKKSKNRKVVSLQMPFILGELVLAAIAVTSVMLIACLYVRYKLRNCKCSDSELKTARSCTYSFHKESVKVRPHMEELKIRRARMFAYEELEKATGGFSEESIVGKGSFSYVFKGILKDGTLVAVKRAIKASDVKKNSKEFHTELDLLSRLNHAHLLNLLGYCEEGGERLLVYEYMAHGSLYQHLHGKDPTLKEQLGWVRRVTIAVQAARGIEYLHGYACPPVIHRDIKSSNILIDEEHNARVADFGLSLFAPDDSSAPLSELPAGTLGYLDPEYYRLHYLTTKSDVYSFGVLLLEILSGRKAIDMQYEEGNIVEWAVPLIKAGDISTLLDPVLKPPADLEALKKIASIACKCVRMRGKDRPSMDKVTTSLERALALLMGSPCIEQPILPTEVVLGSSRLHKKASQRSSNQSCSENDTADAEDQRFEYRAPSWITFPSVTSSQRRKSSVSEGDVDMKNLEGRSLANGGAGDGLRCLEEEIGPASPQEDLFLQHNF, from the coding sequence ATGATGTCGAAAATGAAGTCCAAAAGGAGTAGCTTTTTGGTTCAAGTTCTCATCTTGGTGTTAATTGGTGGCTCAAAAAGGTTGGATGTTTCAGGCCTTGGGTCCATGTCCTCCATTGCTGTCTCCTATGGTGAGAATGGCCCAGTCTTCTGTGGTCTGAACTCAGATGGGTCTCACATGGTCACCTGCTTTGGTGCTGATGCTTCTGTAGTCTATGGTGCCCCTTTCAGACTTCCCCTCCTTGGTCTCACTTCTGGTGATAGCTTTGTCTGTGGGCTTCAGTTGGACACCAGCCAACCTTACTGTTGGGGGAGCAACATCTATGTGAAGATGGGCGTGCCTCAGCCTATGGTGGAAGGTGTGTCCTACTCTGAGATAAGCGCCGGCGACAACCATCTCTGCGCCCTTCGAAAGACCGGCAAGGGAACTTCTAGGGGCATTTCTTTGGTTGATTGCTGGGGCTACAACATGACTGCCTCCCATGAGTTCAGGGGCGGCATTGCGGCGATAACTGCCGGCTCGGTGTTCAACTGCGGGCTGTTTGCCCGCAATCGGACGGCATTCTGCTGGGGCGACGATACCGGGAGCAGTGTCATAGGCCTGACCCCAAGGAATATGAGGTTCCAATCAATCTCAGCTGGTGGGTTTCATGTGTGTGGGATCTTAGAGAATTCTCAGGTCTTTTGCTGGGGGAGGAGCTTGGAAATGCAGCAGTCgtcttcagatgttttgggcCAGGGGGATGTCAATATGGTGCCAATGTATCCTATGGTTTCTGTGGTTGGTGGGAGGTTTCATGCATGTGGGATAAAGAGCCTTGATCATGGAGTGGTCTGCTGGGGGTTTAAGCTCCAGAATAGTGTTCCCCCACCCAAAGAGTCAAAGGTGTATGAGATTGCAGCTGGGGACTACTTCACTTGTGGTGTCCTTGCAGAGACCTTGCTGAGGCCGCTTTGCTGGGGCACCAGCGGTCCCTGGTCGTTGCCGATCGCAGTGTCGCCTGGAATCTGTGCTTCTAATCCTTGCGGCCCGGGGTACTATGAATTTAGCCATGTGAGTTTCAGGGTGAAGATTTGTAAGCCGGCGAATTCGAGAGTTTGCTTGCCATGCAGTGTTGGGTGCCCTGAAGGCATGTATCAGTCTACGCCCTGCAACTTGACATCCGACCGAGCGTGTCGATTCAACTGTTCCAGCTGCGCCTCGGCAGAATGCTCGCCTTTCTGCTATTCAGGAAAGAAATCCAAGAACCGGAAAGTTGTATCTCTTCAAATGCCTTTCATTTTAGGGGAGCTTGTCTTGGCTGCGATCGCGGTAACCTCGGTTATGTTAATTGCATGTCTTTATGTTCGATATAAATTGAGGAATTGTAAATGTTCGGATTCTGAATTGAAGACTGCAAGGAGCTGCACATATTCTTTCCATAAGGAGTCAGTAAAAGTTAGACCCCACATGGAGGAGCTGAAGATTAGGAGGGCTCGGATGTTTGCTTATGAGGAGCTGGAAAAAGCTACAGGGGGATTCAGTGAAGAATCAATTGTAGGGAAAGGCAGTTTCTCGTATGTTTTCAAAGGGATCCTGAAGGATGGAACTCTTGTTGCAGTTAAGCGAGCCATAAAGGCATCTGATGTGAAGAAAAACTCTAAGGAATTCCACACTGAGCTCGACCTCCTTTCAAGATTAAACCATGCCCATTTGCTCAACTTGCTTGGCTACTGTGAAGAAGGTGGTGAGAGGCTTCTAGTATATGAGTACATGGCTCATGGGTCCTTGTACCAGCACCTCCATGGTAAGGACCCTACTCTAAAAGAGCAGTTGGGTTGGGTTCGTCGGGTCACCATTGCCGTCCAAGCTGCACGGGGGATAGAGTACTTGCATGGATATGCTTGCCCGCCGGTAATTCATAGGGACATCAAATCTTCAAACATTTTGATCGACGAGGAACATAATGCTCGTGTTGCTGATTTTGGCCTTTCTTTGTTCGCCCCAGATGATAGTAGTGCCCCATTGTCTGAACTCCCTGCTGGAACTCTTGGCTATCTCGACCCTGAATACTACCGACTTCACTACCTGACGACAAAGTCTGATGTCTATAGTTTTGGAGTTCTTCTTCTAGAAATTTTAAGCGGCAGGAAAGCTATTGATATGCAGTATGAAGAAGGCAATATAGTAGAATGGGCAGTACCACTGATCAAAGCTGGAGATATCTCAACATTACTGGATCCAGTCCTGAAACCTCCTGCAGACCTTGAGGCTCTTAAGAAAATTGCGTCCATAGCATGCAAGTGTGTAAGAATGAGGGGAAAGGACAGGCCTTCAATGGATAAGGTGACAACCTCCTTAGAGAGAGCTCTTGCTCTGCTGATGGGAAGCCCATGCATTGAGCAACCGATTTTGCCTACTGAGGTGGTGTTAGGGAGCAGTAGGCTGCACAAAAAGGCTTCCCAGAGATCTTCAAACCAGTCATGTTCAGAGAATGATACTGCTGATGCTGAGGACCAGAGGTTTGAGTACAGAGCTCCTTCATGGATAACATTTCCAAGTGTGACGTCGTCGCAGCGGAGGAAGTCATCAGTGTCTGAAGGGGATGTGGATATGAAGAACTTGGAAGGCAGGAGTTTGGCAAATGGTGGAGCAGGAGATGGTCTGAGGTGCTTGGAGGAAGAGATTGGGCCAGCATCACCACAGGAGGATCTTTTCTTGCAGCACAACTTTTAA